In Kitasatospora sp. NA04385, a single genomic region encodes these proteins:
- a CDS encoding ABC transporter ATP-binding protein, with protein sequence MRAAKPPVIQIRRVTKSYGHGDAVVHALRGPMTGGGEPLGVDLDIAEGDYVAVMGSSGSGKSTLMNILGCLDVPTSGRYLLDGTDVGHLDEGQLSLVRNRKIGFVFQSFNLVPRTTALAQVELPLAYAGVRAAERRRRALAALGMVGLADRAGHKPNQLSGGQQQRVAVARALVTAPAMLLADEPTGNLDSRSTEEVLGIIDGLNARGRTVVMITHEDEVALHAKRVVRLVDGAIVSDVRQAPVDGPPPALAVAGVGA encoded by the coding sequence ATGCGCGCCGCCAAGCCCCCGGTGATCCAGATCCGCAGGGTCACCAAGTCGTACGGCCACGGCGACGCCGTCGTGCACGCCCTGCGCGGGCCGATGACCGGCGGCGGCGAGCCGCTCGGCGTCGACCTGGACATCGCGGAGGGCGACTACGTCGCGGTGATGGGCTCCTCCGGTTCGGGCAAGTCGACCCTGATGAACATCCTGGGCTGCCTGGACGTGCCCACCTCCGGCCGCTACCTGCTGGACGGCACCGACGTCGGCCACCTGGACGAGGGCCAGCTCTCGCTGGTCCGCAACCGCAAGATCGGCTTCGTGTTCCAGTCCTTCAACCTGGTGCCCCGCACCACCGCGCTGGCCCAGGTCGAACTGCCGCTGGCCTACGCGGGCGTGCGGGCCGCCGAGCGGCGCCGCCGGGCGCTGGCCGCGCTGGGCATGGTCGGCCTGGCCGACCGGGCCGGGCACAAGCCCAACCAGCTCTCCGGCGGCCAGCAGCAGCGCGTCGCGGTGGCCCGGGCGCTGGTCACCGCGCCCGCGATGCTGCTCGCCGACGAGCCCACCGGCAACCTCGACAGCCGTTCCACCGAGGAGGTGCTGGGCATCATCGACGGACTCAACGCGCGCGGCCGCACCGTGGTGATGATCACCCACGAGGACGAGGTCGCGCTGCACGCCAAGCGGGTCGTCCGGCTGGTCGACGGCGCGATCGTCTCCGACGTCCGGCAGGCGCCGGTCGACGGGCCGCCGCCGGCCCTGGCCGTCGCGGGGGTGGGCGCGTGA